Proteins from a single region of Punica granatum isolate Tunisia-2019 chromosome 8, ASM765513v2, whole genome shotgun sequence:
- the LOC116189517 gene encoding S-protein homolog 5-like, which produces MGLVNMNYLLVLVLCLVAADPLEAFFEHISVSISNQLPNGAPFTIHCKSKDDDLGTHVIGAGQSYEFSFRINFWETTLFFCGLGKQGGHVDFDIYKVPYRCDDCKWQVRGDAVVGLGMDPDSKDIVIPWK; this is translated from the coding sequence ATGGGTTTGGTTaatatgaattatttgctTGTACTTGTACTGTGTCTGGTTGCAGCTGACCCGCTTGAAGCCTTTTTCGAGCACATCAGTGTCTCTATATCTAACCAACTGCCTAATGGCGCGCCTTTCACCATCCACTGTAAATCGAAAGACGACGACCTCGGAACCCATGTGATCGGGGCGGGACAGAGTTACGAATTCTCATTCAGGATCAACTTCTGGGAGACCACATTGTTCTTCTGCGGGCTGGGGAAGCAAGGTGGGCATGTCGACTTCGACATCTACAAGGTCCCATACAGGTGTGACGACTGCAAGTGGCAGGTAAGAGGGGATGCTGTTGTCGGACTCGGTATGGACCCTGATTCAAAGGACATCGTTATTCCTTGGAAGTGA